DNA sequence from the Sulfoacidibacillus ferrooxidans genome:
GGAAAGATACAGTGTTATATAAATTTGAGACGATTAAGCGCGCGAAGGCTACTGCGTTAGCGGCCCATCCAGAGATCTCTATGATCGATATGGGCGTTGGAGAACCTGATGCACGTGCGGATGATGGTATAGTGGATGTATTGGCAGTAGAGGCACGTAAATCTGAAAATCGATTTTACTCAGACAATGGAATTCCTGAGTTGAATATAGCTGCTGCAAAGTACTTGGCGGAAGTGTATGGCGTTGAAGGTATTAACCCAGTGACAGAAATTAACCATGCGATTGGATCGAAACCTGCACTTGCCATGATTCCTAGTGCGCTGATTAATCCAGGTGATGTAACGATTATGCCTGTACCTAATTATCCTGTGATGGGGACTCATACAAAATGGCTCGGCGGCGAAGTGTATACAGTGCCGATTACCCCTGAGAATGATTTTCTTCCAGATCTATCTTCCATTCCCGCAGAGATTGTAAAACGCACAAAATTGCTTTATCTCAATTATCCCAATAACCCAACAGGTGCTGTGGCCACACGTGAATTCTTTGAAGAAGTTGTAGCATTTGCAAAAAAAAATCAGATCGTTGTCGTGCATGATGCTGCATATGCAGCACTCACATTTGATGGGGTGCAACCTCTTTCTTTCTTATCGGTGCCAGGTGCAAAGGATGTAGGCATAGAACTATTTTCTCTGTCTAAGGCGTTTAACATGACAGGCTGGAGAATTGCCTTTGTCGCTGGCAATGAGCTATTAGTTAAAGCATTTGCAACTGTCAAGGACAACAATGATTCTGGACAATTTCGCGCGATCCAAAAAGCAGCGATCTATGCTTTGGAACACCCATCGATCACACAACACATTGCAGCAAAGTACTCGCGACGACATCATCTTCTAGTGGATGCGCTGAAATCACTGGGATTTGATGCAAAAATACCAGGCGGTTCTTTTTTCCTTTATACTAAAGCGCCAATTGGCATAAAAAATGGCCCGCGCTTTGCATCGGCAGAAGAATTTTCAGAGTTCCTGATTACAGAAAAACAAATTTCCACCGTACCGTGGGATGATGCGGGTGCATTTGTACGCTGGAGTGTTACGTTTGAGGCAAATTCGGAAGAGGAAGAGCACGAAGTGATCTCTGAGATTAAACGGCGTTTATCAAACTTAGAATTCGAGTTTTAATGGCGTAAGAGATAGTGCTAGGAGGGTGCATAGTGGATCGCGAACTTGCCTTAGAGTTTGCACGGGTCACTGAAGCAGCTGCGCTTGCAGCTGCTAAGTGGATGGGGACAGGTAAGAAAAATGAAGCGGATAACGCAGCTACTACGGCAATGAGAACAGTGTTCGATACCATCGCAATCGATGGGACAGTCGTTATTGGCGAGGGAGAAATGGATGAGGCACCGATGCTTTATATCGGTGAAAAACTTGGTCATGGTACAGATCCCGTCGATGTTGCAGTGGATCCGTTAGAAGGAACCAATATTGTAGCAAAAGGGCTATGGAATGCGTTAACTGTGATTGCAGTGGCTCCACAGGGCACTCTACTGCACGCACCAGATATGTACATGGAAAAGATTGCAGTAGGTCCAGCGGCCAAAGGGTTGATTGATATTGAGGCACCTATAGAACATAATTTGCAAGTTGTAGCTAAGGCATTAGGGAAATCAATTGGAGACGTAGTCGCGATATTACTCGATCGACCTCGTCATGAAGACATGATTGAACGCATCAGAAGAACAGGAGCGCGTATTAAATTAATCACCGATGGCGATGTTGCTGCGGCACTAAATACTGCGTTTCCTGAAGTGGGTGTAGACATCATGTTTGGTACAGGTGGTGCGCCAGAGGGTGTACTTGCAGCAGCAGCCCTCAAATGTTTAGGTGGCGAACTTCAAGGAAGATTAGTTCCACA
Encoded proteins:
- a CDS encoding LL-diaminopimelate aminotransferase — protein: MDSYIQGLFAQRIGGEAFGKDTVLYKFETIKRAKATALAAHPEISMIDMGVGEPDARADDGIVDVLAVEARKSENRFYSDNGIPELNIAAAKYLAEVYGVEGINPVTEINHAIGSKPALAMIPSALINPGDVTIMPVPNYPVMGTHTKWLGGEVYTVPITPENDFLPDLSSIPAEIVKRTKLLYLNYPNNPTGAVATREFFEEVVAFAKKNQIVVVHDAAYAALTFDGVQPLSFLSVPGAKDVGIELFSLSKAFNMTGWRIAFVAGNELLVKAFATVKDNNDSGQFRAIQKAAIYALEHPSITQHIAAKYSRRHHLLVDALKSLGFDAKIPGGSFFLYTKAPIGIKNGPRFASAEEFSEFLITEKQISTVPWDDAGAFVRWSVTFEANSEEEEHEVISEIKRRLSNLEFEF
- the glpX gene encoding class II fructose-bisphosphatase encodes the protein MDRELALEFARVTEAAALAAAKWMGTGKKNEADNAATTAMRTVFDTIAIDGTVVIGEGEMDEAPMLYIGEKLGHGTDPVDVAVDPLEGTNIVAKGLWNALTVIAVAPQGTLLHAPDMYMEKIAVGPAAKGLIDIEAPIEHNLQVVAKALGKSIGDVVAILLDRPRHEDMIERIRRTGARIKLITDGDVAAALNTAFPEVGVDIMFGTGGAPEGVLAAAALKCLGGELQGRLVPQNEEEHKRCLAMGLKDPRAILRMEDFVKGDDAIFAATGVTDGELLRGVRFIGGDQATTHSLVMRASSGTVRFIEARHKLAKKPNLVMV